A DNA window from Candidatus Brocadia sp. contains the following coding sequences:
- a CDS encoding four helix bundle protein, translating into MNLAVECYGITRVLPKNESYGMSSQLQRSVISISSHRL; encoded by the coding sequence ATGAATTTAGCTGTAGAATGCTATGGGATAACGAGAGTCCTCCCTAAGAATGAATCATACGGCATGAGTAGCCAATTACAGCGCTCAGTTATTTCTATTTCATCACACAGACTCTAA